The following proteins are co-located in the Campylobacter concisus genome:
- a CDS encoding glycosyltransferase: MKKLAVFLYSMGPGGAERNVANLLPFLVKRYEVHLILMSKVIAYEIPSEVQIHFIENSDPYESGLKKLARLFLAMPMLAFKYKKLCLNLGIDTQFVLMNRPCYIAGLARILGLKARLVISERSCPSILYKNDLSGRVNKFLLTHLYKKADLILANAAGNKEDLVRNFGMSEAKTKVLYNALDLKTINLLKDEPLESDFKPFFINIGRLDSGKNQAMLIKVIASINDPHATLGILGKGPLKDELQNLIDKFGVGDRVKLLGTDKNPFRHIKNASCLLCASRFEGFSNVLLEALACEKTIISTEHKSGAKELLGESEFGILVPVDDENAMKEAMIKVLNEPKIRQNFEKVAYNRAKFFDSENIASKLINFLENPNE, translated from the coding sequence GTGAAAAAATTAGCCGTTTTTTTATACTCGATGGGGCCTGGTGGGGCTGAGCGAAATGTGGCAAATTTACTACCATTTTTGGTTAAACGTTATGAAGTTCATCTCATCTTAATGAGCAAGGTCATCGCCTACGAGATCCCAAGCGAGGTACAAATACACTTTATAGAAAATAGCGATCCTTATGAGAGCGGACTAAAGAAGCTTGCAAGGCTCTTTTTAGCGATGCCAATGCTTGCCTTTAAATATAAAAAGCTTTGCCTAAATTTGGGCATCGACACGCAGTTTGTGTTGATGAACCGTCCTTGTTATATCGCTGGGCTTGCTAGGATTTTAGGGCTAAAGGCTAGGCTAGTTATCAGCGAGCGAAGTTGCCCGTCGATCCTATATAAAAACGATCTAAGCGGCAGAGTTAATAAATTTTTACTCACTCATCTTTATAAAAAAGCCGATCTAATCCTCGCAAATGCAGCTGGCAACAAAGAGGATCTGGTGCGAAATTTTGGCATGAGCGAGGCAAAGACAAAGGTGCTTTATAACGCCCTTGATCTAAAAACTATAAATTTGCTAAAAGATGAGCCACTTGAGAGTGATTTTAAGCCATTTTTCATAAATATTGGCCGCCTTGATAGCGGTAAAAATCAAGCCATGCTAATAAAAGTCATAGCTTCCATTAACGACCCTCACGCTACGCTTGGTATCCTTGGTAAAGGGCCTTTAAAGGACGAGCTACAAAATTTGATAGACAAATTTGGCGTGGGTGATCGAGTAAAGCTTCTTGGCACTGATAAAAATCCTTTTAGGCACATAAAAAACGCCTCTTGCTTGCTTTGCGCTTCGCGTTTTGAGGGCTTTTCAAACGTCTTGCTTGAAGCGCTAGCGTGCGAAAAAACTATCATCTCAACCGAGCATAAGAGTGGCGCAAAGGAGCTTTTGGGCGAGAGTGAGTTTGGCATTTTGGTGCCAGTTGATGATGAAAATGCGATGAAAGAGGCGATGATAAAGGTGCTTAACGAGCCAAAGATAAGGCAAAATTTTGAAAAGGTTGCGTATAATCGGGCTAAATTTTTTGATAGTGAAAATATAGCGAGCAAGCTTATAAATTTTTTGGAAAATCCTAATGAATAG
- a CDS encoding glycosyltransferase, with protein sequence MKILFVIAALRNGGAERVLNVLANELCKDNEITIALLEEDLGLYRFSEKIKIINLSVTGSGVALKFKKILALRALFKEQRADLIISFIDWTNVACVLANAGLKSKLIATEHHEHSYLKSKIASAMRDLAYKFVDGLSVLSKSDYEYYKFAKNREVIHNPLFIDVPEICEKQNVILSVARLEAVKGYDIYFEALSKVDKSLLDGWKIKIAGSGRQEAELKQMASNLGLNIKFLGHMSDVSKLYSEAKIFTLSSRSEGLSNVLIESGAFGCARLSSDTVGARELINDGLDGLIFKNGDTNDLKDKLEMLLKDENLRKKLAKNASESVNLFSKENIIKQWREFIKKVVSK encoded by the coding sequence GTGAAAATTCTTTTTGTCATAGCTGCACTTAGAAATGGTGGGGCTGAGCGAGTGCTAAACGTGCTTGCAAACGAGCTTTGCAAAGACAATGAGATCACTATCGCTTTGCTTGAAGAGGACCTTGGGCTTTATAGATTTAGTGAAAAGATAAAGATCATAAATCTTAGCGTCACTGGTTCAGGTGTCGCTTTAAAATTTAAGAAAATCCTCGCTCTTAGAGCGCTTTTTAAAGAGCAAAGGGCTGATCTGATAATTAGCTTTATCGACTGGACAAACGTCGCTTGCGTACTGGCAAATGCTGGGCTAAAGAGCAAACTAATAGCAACCGAGCACCACGAGCATAGCTACTTAAAAAGCAAAATCGCAAGCGCTATGCGTGATCTTGCTTATAAATTTGTAGATGGCTTAAGCGTGCTAAGCAAAAGTGACTACGAGTACTATAAATTTGCCAAAAATCGCGAGGTCATCCACAACCCACTTTTTATCGATGTGCCTGAAATTTGCGAGAAGCAAAATGTCATTTTAAGCGTGGCAAGGCTGGAAGCGGTAAAGGGCTATGATATCTATTTTGAGGCGCTTAGTAAGGTGGATAAGAGCTTGCTTGATGGCTGGAAGATAAAGATCGCAGGCAGTGGCAGGCAAGAGGCCGAACTGAAGCAAATGGCGTCAAATTTAGGGCTGAATATCAAATTTTTAGGTCACATGAGCGATGTTAGCAAGCTTTATAGTGAGGCAAAAATTTTCACTCTTAGCTCACGAAGCGAGGGGCTTTCAAATGTGCTAATAGAATCAGGCGCTTTTGGTTGTGCTAGGCTAAGTAGCGACACCGTGGGCGCAAGAGAGCTTATAAATGACGGCTTGGACGGACTTATCTTTAAAAATGGCGATACAAATGATCTAAAAGATAAGCTTGAAATGCTTTTAAAAGATGAAAATTTAAGAAAAAAACTAGCAAAAAATGCCAGCGAAAGTGTAAATTTATTTAGCAAAGAAAATATCATCAAGCAGTGGCGAGAATTTATAAAAAAGGTTGTTAGCAAGTGA
- a CDS encoding glycosyltransferase, with amino-acid sequence MRILFVTSTLRSGGAERVCAVIASRFSLDHDVSLVKFDNDEPFYELASGVKLINLGVGADELGLVGNLKKRVSKVLALRALIREGKFDAVISFLDAVNTLVLFSSAGLKTPIIISEHTNYLAPKRAIFKLLRRISYPFANALSVLSDEDLGYYSKFCKNVMKIYNPLFEEMRSESFAKENLIIFVGRLNKIKNCEMFVRVAASLKQSGYKFAVAGDGGERVNLENLAKNLDADVEFLGNVSDIASLYKRAKVLISCSNFEGLGNTLIEAINYDCVRVATRTSGAKELIKDGFDGLLCEINDADQMSEKLAKMLQDEAKMGEFAKNARARLDEFSVEQIYKKWLELLRLGGVK; translated from the coding sequence ATGAGGATATTATTTGTCACATCAACGCTTAGAAGTGGCGGTGCGGAACGAGTTTGTGCGGTGATCGCATCAAGATTTAGCTTGGATCATGATGTAAGCCTTGTTAAATTTGACAATGATGAGCCATTTTACGAGCTAGCAAGTGGTGTGAAGCTTATAAATTTAGGCGTTGGGGCTGATGAGCTTGGCTTGGTTGGAAATTTAAAAAAGAGAGTTTCAAAGGTGCTTGCTTTAAGAGCGCTCATACGAGAGGGCAAATTTGACGCTGTGATATCATTTTTAGACGCCGTAAATACCTTGGTTCTCTTTAGCTCAGCTGGGCTAAAAACGCCTATAATCATAAGCGAGCACACAAACTACCTTGCGCCAAAAAGAGCCATTTTTAAGTTGCTAAGACGCATAAGCTATCCATTTGCAAACGCACTTAGCGTCTTAAGCGACGAGGATCTAGGCTACTACTCTAAATTTTGCAAAAATGTGATGAAAATTTACAACCCACTCTTTGAAGAGATGCGCAGTGAGAGCTTTGCTAAAGAAAATTTAATCATCTTTGTTGGCAGGCTAAATAAGATAAAAAACTGCGAAATGTTTGTAAGAGTGGCTGCAAGCTTAAAGCAAAGTGGCTATAAATTCGCAGTTGCTGGAGATGGCGGCGAGAGGGTAAATTTAGAAAATTTAGCTAAAAATTTAGACGCTGATGTCGAATTCTTAGGCAACGTTAGCGACATCGCCTCACTTTATAAAAGGGCAAAGGTGCTGATCTCTTGCTCAAATTTCGAGGGTCTTGGAAATACCTTGATAGAGGCGATAAACTATGACTGCGTGCGTGTTGCGACAAGAACTAGCGGGGCAAAAGAGCTTATAAAAGATGGCTTTGATGGCTTGCTTTGCGAGATAAATGACGCTGATCAGATGAGCGAAAAGCTTGCAAAAATGCTGCAAGATGAAGCAAAAATGGGCGAATTTGCTAAAAATGCAAGGGCTAGACTTGATGAGTTTAGCGTGGAGCAAATTTATAAAAAATGGCTGGAGCTTTTAAGGCTTGGAGGTGTGAAGTGA
- a CDS encoding glycosyltransferase family 2 protein, translating into MSEPLISIVTATYKRPELLQKAIKSALAQSYKNLEIIVTDDGDDESASEICKSFNDARIKFVKNTAHKKSPNGNKNNGFDNATGEFVCLLDDDDELLPEAIAECYEILKSGEYSCVFADAICEKDGVMTEVMAGRSPYNKSGAMSKVDYHCGRINGEYFKLFSREFIDDFRFDESSFGGENELYIRFFEKNVFYLKKPLYIYRIARSDSATLNAGKHALNVANAYIKTANLHYDIAIKNEPKFLAMQYKNAAYYAKIAGEYGLMLRCIFKSLGIKFSKEAFIFLLLSPLPSGILPALSKLRVKIKQRFGV; encoded by the coding sequence ATGAGCGAGCCATTAATCAGCATCGTAACAGCGACTTATAAGCGTCCGGAACTTTTACAAAAGGCCATAAAAAGTGCTCTAGCTCAAAGCTATAAAAACCTAGAGATCATAGTAACGGACGACGGCGATGACGAGAGTGCGAGTGAAATTTGCAAGAGTTTTAACGACGCAAGGATCAAATTTGTAAAAAACACCGCTCACAAAAAGAGTCCAAATGGCAACAAAAACAATGGCTTTGACAACGCAACAGGCGAGTTTGTCTGCTTACTTGATGATGATGATGAGCTTTTGCCAGAGGCGATTGCTGAGTGCTATGAAATTTTAAAAAGTGGCGAGTACTCGTGTGTTTTTGCAGACGCTATCTGCGAAAAAGATGGCGTGATGACCGAGGTTATGGCTGGTAGAAGCCCGTATAACAAGAGTGGGGCGATGAGCAAGGTTGATTATCACTGTGGGCGGATAAATGGCGAGTATTTTAAGCTTTTTTCGCGTGAATTTATAGATGATTTTAGGTTTGATGAGAGCAGTTTTGGCGGCGAAAATGAGCTTTATATCCGCTTTTTTGAAAAAAATGTCTTCTATCTTAAAAAGCCACTTTACATCTACCGCATCGCAAGAAGTGATAGTGCTACGCTAAATGCCGGCAAACACGCGTTAAACGTTGCAAACGCTTACATCAAAACAGCAAACTTGCACTACGACATCGCTATAAAAAATGAGCCAAAATTTCTAGCTATGCAGTATAAAAATGCCGCTTACTACGCCAAAATCGCTGGCGAATATGGGCTGATGCTAAGGTGTATCTTTAAAAGTCTTGGCATTAAATTTAGCAAAGAGGCGTTTATTTTCTTGTTGCTTAGTCCGCTTCCAAGTGGCATTTTACCAGCACTTTCAAAGCTTAGAGTAAAAATCAAACAAAGGTTTGGTGTATGA
- a CDS encoding glycosyltransferase family 25 protein: MDEIYLISLAKDTKRRELLQQKFGSYDSFKLIDAIDGRELNAREYYKIISPSFKAYGKVLSPAEVGCSLSHVKAYEAFLAGEAKFALIFEDDVIGDDSAIKEAFLAASKMPEDGVLICGMQDGLEGRFSAFGKKVDTSLSKPLWQVSKHSFSSIYRAGAYVLTKKSAKNLLEIHKRALCTTDIWDYLLGVNDMQMYFCDLFAHPTDLSGSNIEGERLERGYKANLKAYIKTIKFILFSRLEKLQGYERIFKRG, encoded by the coding sequence ATGGATGAAATTTATCTGATCTCTTTGGCAAAAGATACCAAAAGGCGCGAGCTTTTGCAGCAGAAATTTGGCTCTTATGATAGCTTTAAGCTAATAGACGCAATAGACGGCAGGGAGCTAAACGCGAGGGAGTACTATAAGATCATTTCGCCATCATTTAAAGCTTACGGCAAGGTTTTAAGCCCAGCAGAAGTCGGCTGCTCGCTCTCACACGTGAAAGCTTACGAGGCGTTTTTGGCAGGTGAGGCCAAATTTGCCCTCATCTTTGAAGACGACGTGATTGGGGACGACTCGGCTATAAAAGAGGCCTTTTTGGCAGCTAGTAAGATGCCAGAAGACGGTGTGCTCATATGCGGTATGCAAGATGGGCTAGAGGGTAGGTTTAGCGCCTTTGGCAAAAAGGTGGATACTAGCCTAAGTAAGCCACTTTGGCAGGTCTCAAAGCACTCATTTTCAAGTATTTATAGAGCAGGGGCTTATGTGCTAACTAAAAAAAGCGCTAAAAATTTGCTTGAAATTCATAAACGCGCGCTTTGCACGACCGATATTTGGGACTATTTGCTAGGCGTTAATGATATGCAGATGTATTTTTGTGATCTTTTTGCACACCCAACTGATCTTAGTGGCTCAAATATCGAAGGAGAACGCCTTGAGAGAGGATACAAGGCAAATTTAAAGGCTTACATAAAAACAATTAAATTTATACTTTTCTCACGGCTTGAAAAACTTCAAGGCTATGAGAGAATTTTTAAAAGGGGCTAA
- a CDS encoding MATE family efflux transporter: MLINLISSIVVFVVSMGINFFLTPFILKSLGNEAFGFVGLSNAIVSYAAVISVAINSVSGRFVAHAWHKKDLNLANTYYSSVLVVNIFFCAVVVVLSSVFIINLQSFLNVPENLLFDVRMTLVFYFINFCVGLFNGVLTVCAFVTNKLYLLSIRNATSSAILAILIVALFFFFKPFISYIAISALVASLFVFFSTIFMSARITPELKFSLSKFDFSKIKELLSSGIWNSFNALNRILLTGMDLFICNIFVNANATGLLSVAKAAPIILESFVAQLSGIFAPKFVELYSKNLITDLIKEAKFSMKVIAFVMSAPAAFFVVFGLDFYTLWLPFKSADEVKFIYNVSMITLVPIVFISFVFSLFNLDSATNKLRRPAIANTILGVSTIIAQIALLKFSDYGVYGIVIVAAIFYSIRILGFDLINAALNLEVKLTTFYGVYFKNLAVFALCVLAMFACKDFVSLDNWLKFAIFAAIYAGAAYVLGYFLFFNAFERGIVWRKILKKFKRS, from the coding sequence ATGCTAATCAATCTAATAAGCTCAATCGTTGTTTTTGTCGTATCAATGGGCATAAATTTCTTTCTTACGCCATTTATTTTAAAAAGCCTTGGCAACGAAGCTTTTGGCTTTGTGGGTCTTAGTAACGCAATCGTTAGCTACGCAGCAGTCATAAGTGTAGCCATAAACTCGGTCAGCGGACGCTTTGTCGCTCATGCGTGGCACAAAAAGGATCTAAACCTCGCAAACACCTACTACTCATCAGTGCTTGTCGTAAATATCTTCTTTTGCGCTGTTGTAGTGGTGCTTAGTTCGGTTTTTATCATAAATTTGCAAAGCTTTTTAAACGTCCCTGAAAATTTACTATTTGATGTGAGAATGACCCTTGTTTTTTACTTTATAAATTTCTGCGTTGGGCTATTTAACGGCGTTTTGACGGTTTGCGCTTTTGTGACAAATAAACTCTACCTGCTCTCCATCAGAAATGCCACCTCAAGTGCGATCCTAGCGATCCTCATCGTGGCGCTCTTTTTCTTTTTTAAGCCATTTATCTCATACATCGCCATTTCAGCACTAGTTGCTAGCCTTTTTGTATTTTTTAGCACCATTTTTATGTCAGCTCGCATCACGCCAGAGCTAAAATTTAGCCTTAGTAAATTTGACTTTTCTAAGATCAAAGAGCTTTTAAGCTCTGGCATTTGGAACAGCTTTAATGCGCTAAACCGCATACTTTTGACGGGCATGGACCTTTTTATCTGCAACATTTTTGTAAATGCAAACGCCACAGGACTTCTCTCTGTTGCCAAGGCCGCTCCTATCATACTTGAGAGCTTTGTGGCACAGCTTAGCGGTATCTTTGCGCCAAAATTTGTCGAGCTTTACTCTAAAAATTTGATCACGGACCTCATAAAAGAGGCTAAATTTTCAATGAAGGTGATCGCCTTTGTGATGAGCGCTCCAGCAGCGTTTTTCGTCGTTTTCGGGCTTGATTTTTACACGCTTTGGCTACCTTTTAAAAGCGCAGATGAGGTCAAATTTATCTACAACGTCTCGATGATAACGCTAGTGCCTATCGTCTTTATAAGCTTTGTTTTTTCGCTTTTTAACCTTGATAGCGCGACAAACAAGCTTCGCCGCCCAGCCATTGCCAACACTATCCTTGGCGTTAGCACGATCATAGCGCAGATCGCACTGCTTAAATTTAGTGACTACGGCGTTTATGGTATCGTCATCGTCGCAGCCATTTTTTATAGCATAAGAATTCTCGGCTTTGACCTCATAAACGCTGCTTTAAATTTAGAGGTAAAGCTCACTACGTTTTATGGGGTTTATTTTAAAAATTTAGCCGTTTTTGCGCTTTGCGTGCTTGCGATGTTTGCCTGCAAGGACTTTGTGAGCTTAGATAACTGGCTAAAATTTGCTATCTTTGCTGCGATCTACGCCGGCGCAGCTTATGTTTTGGGATATTTTTTGTTTTTTAATGCCTTCGAGCGAGGCATAGTTTGGCGTAAAATTTTAAAAAAATTTAAAAGGTCTTAA
- a CDS encoding STT3 domain-containing protein, with protein sequence MHKVSVNCKILIIFLAAYLFGFAARMLWVLLAKDMPEFYFNGEFILTTNDAYYYAEGARDMLAGFHQQSDFSPFNHPISTIVFYICKILPFKIESVMFYMSAFLAPLIALPVILISNEFKALKAGAMAAFMSVILPSYLSRTSPGYFDSDMLNVTFALFIIYFLIRLLNANKQKFIVLPGVFISLYLWWYQSSYALILSIVFIFLLYTLAFMRDRLQNYQAIFFMFISIVSSNVFTKDPLIANKILIFNLVVIALFFSLFCKYKNLLSARNLAIFLTLMLAIFIYFGGFDFITSKMGIYVFKGNEILSDKFHFINEHNFISEVKSASHLYFIYFMSGNILILLAAIIGYLLLCLKFRPFLLTLPMLGLGLLSFFGGVRFVMYVTPLVALGFGYFLHFFLNLFDLRNSIKNLSFLVFAVAALAINLDFAYSYRPKTVISRDEAVALDELKKITKRDDYVFSWWDYGYAIRYFADVMTLNDPGRQGGENNYFVSLALRKDEAFSARLARVAVTYNDISLGQNIRPIDKILKDYNTSDINTFLSQLESENFTLPAAKKEIFYYLVPNMIDIAPNIFRYSYIDATTGKRQKEDFYHVSALNGISEAGIDLGDGYTLPTNEQNFIIHNGEKIAVKSFYKVKGAGRDLRIDEKIIDKNAKIYVLFLEDYARILLLDENAFNSSFVQLFIFERADERYFEPFVISSGVKIYRLKI encoded by the coding sequence GTGCACAAAGTAAGCGTAAATTGTAAAATTTTAATTATATTTCTGGCTGCTTATCTGTTTGGATTTGCGGCCAGGATGCTCTGGGTATTGTTGGCAAAGGATATGCCAGAGTTTTACTTTAATGGCGAGTTTATACTTACGACAAATGACGCATACTATTACGCAGAGGGCGCTAGAGATATGCTTGCTGGCTTTCATCAGCAAAGTGACTTTAGCCCCTTTAATCACCCAATCTCAACAATAGTTTTTTATATTTGCAAAATTTTACCTTTCAAGATCGAAAGTGTGATGTTTTATATGAGTGCGTTTTTAGCACCTCTTATCGCACTTCCAGTTATTTTGATATCAAATGAGTTTAAAGCCCTAAAAGCTGGAGCTATGGCAGCGTTTATGAGTGTTATCTTACCAAGCTATCTTTCAAGGACATCGCCTGGATATTTTGATAGTGACATGTTAAATGTCACATTTGCGCTTTTTATCATCTATTTTTTGATCAGGCTTTTGAATGCAAATAAACAAAAATTTATCGTTTTGCCTGGAGTCTTTATATCGCTTTATCTTTGGTGGTATCAAAGCTCATATGCACTTATTTTAAGTATTGTATTTATTTTTTTGCTTTACACTCTTGCTTTTATGCGAGATAGATTGCAAAATTATCAAGCAATATTTTTTATGTTTATAAGCATCGTAAGCTCAAATGTTTTTACTAAAGATCCACTAATAGCAAATAAAATTTTGATTTTTAATTTAGTGGTTATTGCTTTATTTTTCTCTCTTTTTTGTAAATATAAAAATTTACTCTCAGCTAGAAATTTAGCCATTTTTCTTACTTTAATGCTAGCTATTTTTATCTATTTTGGTGGTTTTGATTTCATTACCTCAAAAATGGGTATTTATGTTTTTAAAGGCAATGAAATTCTTAGCGATAAATTTCACTTCATAAATGAGCATAATTTCATCAGTGAAGTAAAAAGTGCTAGCCATTTGTATTTTATCTATTTCATGTCGGGAAATATTCTTATACTACTGGCGGCTATTATTGGATACTTATTACTTTGCTTGAAATTTCGTCCATTCTTACTTACATTACCAATGCTTGGACTTGGACTCCTCTCTTTCTTTGGTGGAGTTAGATTTGTTATGTATGTAACACCACTTGTTGCGCTTGGTTTTGGGTATTTCTTGCATTTTTTTTTAAATTTATTTGATCTTAGAAATTCTATTAAAAATTTATCATTTTTAGTTTTTGCCGTAGCCGCTCTTGCTATAAATTTAGATTTTGCTTATTCATATAGGCCAAAGACTGTAATTAGCCGTGATGAAGCAGTAGCACTTGATGAACTCAAAAAGATCACAAAGCGCGATGATTATGTATTTTCATGGTGGGATTACGGATATGCTATAAGGTATTTTGCTGATGTTATGACTTTAAACGATCCTGGCAGACAAGGTGGTGAAAATAATTATTTTGTTAGCCTTGCTTTGAGAAAAGATGAGGCATTTTCGGCTAGACTTGCAAGAGTAGCAGTTACGTATAATGACATCTCACTTGGGCAAAATATAAGGCCAATAGATAAAATTTTAAAAGACTACAACACAAGCGATATAAATACTTTTTTAAGTCAGCTTGAAAGCGAAAATTTCACTCTGCCAGCTGCGAAAAAAGAGATTTTTTACTATCTTGTGCCTAATATGATTGACATCGCGCCAAATATCTTTAGATATAGCTATATCGACGCCACAACTGGTAAAAGGCAAAAAGAGGATTTTTATCATGTTAGTGCATTAAATGGCATTAGCGAAGCTGGTATCGACCTTGGAGACGGCTATACTTTGCCTACAAATGAGCAAAATTTTATCATACATAACGGCGAAAAAATAGCCGTAAAATCATTTTATAAGGTAAAAGGTGCTGGAAGAGATTTACGAATAGATGAAAAAATCATAGATAAAAATGCCAAAATTTATGTGCTTTTTTTGGAAGATTATGCGCGGATATTGTTGCTTGATGAAAATGCTTTTAACTCATCTTTTGTGCAGCTTTTTATATTTGAGCGAGCTGATGAGCGATACTTTGAGCCATTTGTCATCTCAAGTGGCGTAAAAATTTATAGGTTAAAAATCTAA
- a CDS encoding nucleotide sugar dehydrogenase, which translates to MKIAVVGLGYVGLPLAAAFSEKYEVVGFDVNAKRIEELKSGYDRTLELSNEQMKKAIDNGMKFSLNLDDIRSCNFFIVTVPTPIDKNKRPDLTPVIKATESVAKVLKKGDIVVYESTVYPGVTEEICVPLLEKSGLKFNKDFFCGYSPERINPGDKEHTVTKIKKITSGSTPEIADKVDEIYSSIITAGTHKASSIKVAEAAKVIENTQRDINIAFINELAMLFEKLHINTIDVLEAAGTKWNFLNFRPGLVGGHCIGVDPYYLTHKAQEVGYHPEMILAGRRINDDMGRYAADQVIKLMIRKGVLINKARVLVLGMTFKENCPDIRNSRVIDVVDELKDFGCKVDVTDPWADSAEVKHEYGFDLVKEYNLDDYDCIVIAVAHNEFKKLNLKGHLVYDIKNIYPEADARL; encoded by the coding sequence ATGAAAATAGCAGTAGTAGGACTTGGATATGTGGGACTTCCACTAGCAGCAGCTTTTAGTGAAAAGTACGAAGTAGTCGGCTTTGACGTAAATGCAAAACGTATAGAAGAGCTTAAAAGTGGCTATGATAGAACGCTTGAGCTTAGCAATGAGCAGATGAAAAAAGCGATCGATAATGGCATGAAATTTAGCCTAAATTTAGATGATATTAGAAGTTGCAACTTCTTTATCGTAACCGTCCCGACTCCAATAGATAAAAACAAACGCCCTGATCTAACTCCAGTCATAAAAGCGACTGAGAGCGTGGCAAAAGTGCTTAAAAAAGGTGATATCGTTGTCTATGAAAGCACCGTTTATCCAGGCGTTACAGAAGAAATTTGCGTGCCACTTCTTGAAAAAAGTGGGCTTAAATTTAACAAAGACTTCTTCTGCGGCTACTCTCCAGAGCGTATAAACCCAGGTGATAAAGAGCACACAGTGACAAAGATTAAAAAGATCACAAGTGGCTCAACCCCAGAGATCGCTGACAAGGTCGATGAAATTTATAGCTCGATCATCACAGCTGGCACTCATAAGGCCTCAAGTATCAAAGTAGCCGAGGCTGCAAAGGTCATCGAAAACACTCAGCGTGATATAAACATCGCCTTTATAAACGAGCTTGCGATGCTGTTTGAAAAGCTTCATATCAACACCATTGATGTGCTTGAGGCTGCAGGTACGAAGTGGAATTTCTTAAATTTCCGCCCAGGTCTAGTTGGTGGACACTGCATCGGCGTAGATCCATACTATCTCACTCACAAAGCTCAAGAGGTAGGTTATCATCCTGAAATGATCCTAGCAGGCCGCCGTATCAACGATGATATGGGCAGATACGCAGCCGATCAAGTGATAAAACTAATGATAAGAAAAGGCGTGCTTATCAACAAAGCCCGCGTGCTTGTTCTTGGTATGACATTTAAAGAAAACTGCCCAGATATAAGAAATTCTCGCGTTATAGACGTGGTTGATGAGCTAAAAGATTTTGGCTGCAAGGTCGATGTTACTGATCCTTGGGCTGATAGTGCTGAGGTAAAACACGAGTACGGCTTTGATCTAGTAAAAGAGTATAACCTAGATGACTACGACTGCATCGTGATCGCCGTAGCTCATAATGAGTTTAAAAAGCTAAATTTAAAAGGTCATTTAGTTTATGATATAAAAAATATCTACCCAGAGGCTGACGCTAGGCTGTAA
- a CDS encoding ecotin family protein: protein MRKILLFVAACVLPFTLLASENAPKTEENIFELPISKMPPDYFKYEVAFFKEIEIDCNFAFLLGGKLEQKEDARGIYYEFSGGDELAQTMMLCKDGKKKRRVYYELTQILPGVSPIKIITPKGVSAEIRMYERVKKIEPKKKGKNK, encoded by the coding sequence ATGAGAAAAATTTTACTTTTTGTCGCAGCTTGCGTGTTGCCGTTTACGCTTTTGGCGAGCGAAAATGCGCCAAAAACCGAGGAAAATATTTTTGAGCTACCCATCTCAAAGATGCCGCCTGATTATTTTAAATACGAAGTCGCATTTTTTAAAGAGATAGAAATCGACTGCAACTTTGCCTTTTTGCTCGGCGGAAAGCTTGAACAAAAAGAGGACGCACGCGGGATTTACTATGAATTTAGCGGCGGTGACGAGCTAGCGCAAACGATGATGCTCTGCAAGGATGGAAAGAAAAAGAGGCGGGTTTATTATGAGCTCACTCAAATTTTACCAGGCGTTAGTCCTATTAAAATCATAACTCCAAAAGGTGTAAGTGCAGAAATAAGAATGTATGAACGCGTAAAAAAGATAGAGCCAAAAAAGAAAGGAAAAAATAAATGA